One genomic window of Phalacrocorax aristotelis chromosome 21, bGulAri2.1, whole genome shotgun sequence includes the following:
- the LRIF1 gene encoding ligand-dependent nuclear receptor-interacting factor 1 isoform X1 — protein MSSRPLGAPRNREERPGSAAQFIAGCMYRVVQTTGPDGKNLLKLIPISRPSGSFVPIVQSSAMPNNNSKASISSPVHLTFKTQLASATASSSVKIPVFQSPDPGKIILTRTLDTQESVRTGSEKESLIPKSAANIQSSCVSADRLSLQNIAVTSSSNQSNTAYMLVNTKGLPVATKSSVLPSGHHIQIPADAEVKSVPASFLPPAIQQKILAAAATNVSGGADSTKMPTVIYVSPVNTVRTVIPKCLQAICSKPATEVSKTLIMTTTQTGNSSSLETVTSDAQQCQQTPMKWIVQESPQSSVPCLIPVKSSNNVASKILKTLSDTKNVEVNSANILPLCSSGPGASQTKMTHIKDNALVMYNGKVYLLTKRGSDGLSAQADKQASSFSDASLKKETSKLIDSSAVNKMTNKVVNLVLSKSKGMVLSQQDPKPCTDSKKSSPTGLRNDLKAAPAALVTSSAHQQNSTLNQRQSLPFTKSISSGVTPATTVGTQENVCQNGKEKIHSPQAASTRLPQSKQECAFSEDCQKIQCEKMNSPGKVVQIKHQEKPHWKQYLELRKKFGLSKEERVYLKRIPLRASNEKPEERVSSSNSLKRKNDSCCSSSLDVEITNQHQECVTEEKVIADLEDDLTKKRKIISSPLSDSGKRRKTSVNSATSPSSENASSSCSVLNRSVSPPPVLSQQSVSTDIVTSSIGGDSKQDPYPQYSDVTDSNIPVLVSCEEDTSVLEGSFRDDAFPSAPPDLDETIRDEKIKRLKQLLREREAALEEVRKKNAAKLKN, from the exons ATGTCCAGCCGCCCGCTGGGGGCCCCGCGGAACCGAGAGGAGCGGCCGGGCAGCGCCGCGCAGTT cATTGCAGGCTGTATGTACCGAGTAGTTCAGACGACGGGACCAGATGGAAAAAACCTTCTGAAATTAATTCCAATTTCTAGACCTTCTGGAAGCTTTGTGCCAATAGTTCAGTCTTCAGCCATGCCAAATAATAATTCTAAAGCAAGTATTTCTAGTCCAGTCCAtcttacttttaaaacacagcttgCCAGTGCTACTGCATCTTCATCTGTTAAGATACCTGTTTTTCAGTCTCCTGATCCTGGAAAGATTATTCTTACAAGGACATTAGACACACAGGAAAGTGTTAGAACAggttctgaaaaagaaagcttaattCCAAAATCAGCTGCTAACATCCAGAGCAGTTGTGTTTCAGCTGATAGACTGTCTTTGCAGAACATTGCTGTAACAAGTTCATCTAACCAGAGTAACACTGCATACATGTTGGTAAACACAAAAGGTCTTCCAGTTGCTACGAAGTCTTCAGTACTGCCCTCTGGCCACCACATCCAAATACCAGCTGATGCAGAAGTGAAGTCTGTCCCAGCTTCTTTTTTGCCACCTGCAATACAGCAAAAAATACTTGCAGCTGCAGCAACAAATGTGTCTGGAGGAGCTGACAGTACAAAAATGCCGACTGTTATCTATGTGTCACCTGTGAACACAGTGAGAACAGTAATTCCCAAGTGTTTGCAAGCCATTTGCTCAAAACCTGCCACAGaagtttcaaaaacattaataatGACAACTACacaaacaggaaatagttcttCCCTTGAGACAGTAACATCTGATGCTCAGCAGTGTCAGCAAACTCCAATGAAATGGATTGTGCAAGAAAGTCCTCAGTCATCAGTGCCATGCCTTATTCCAGTAAAGTCATCAAATAATGTGGCTTCCAAGATCTTGAAAACTTTGTCAGACACGAAGAATGTAGAGGTTaactctgcaaatattttacCACTCTGTTCTAGCGGCCCTGGTGCAAGCCAAACAAAAATGACACATATTAAAGATAACGCTCTGGTCATGTACAATGGGAAAGTCTATTTGTTGACCAAAAGAGGTTCTGATGGTCTGTCAGCCCAAGCTGACAAACAagcatcttccttttctgatgCTTCACTTAAAAAGGAGACATCCAAGCTAATTGATTCTTCTGCGGTCAATAAAATGACCAATAAAGTAGTGAATCTGGTATTGTCAAAAAGCAAAGGAATGGTGCTATCTCAGCAAGATCCAAAACCATGTACAGACTCAAAAAAGTCTTCACCAACTGGCTTAAGAAATGATTTAAAAGCTGCACCTGCAGCTCTGGTGACATCAAGTGCTCATCAGCAGAATTCCACTCTGAACCAGAGACAGAGTTTGCCCTTCACCAAGAGCATTTCAAGTGGAGTGACCCCTGCTACAACAGTAGGGACACAGGAAAATGTGTGccaaaatggcaaagaaaagatTCATTCCCCCCAAGCAGCAAGTACTCGTTTACCTCAGTCTAAGCAAGAGTGTGCTTTCAGTGAAGATTGCCAAAAG ATCCAGTGTGAAAAGATGAATTCACCAGGAAAGGTTGTTCAAATCAAACACCAAGAGAAGCCACATTGGAAACAATACTTggaattaaggaaaaaatttggTCTCTCTAAGGAGGAGAGGGTGTACCTTAAGAGAATACCACTAAGGGCCTCTAATGAGAAACCAGAAGAAAGGGTTTCTTCCAGTAACagcttgaaaaggaaaaatgattcTTGCTGTTCATCATCATTAGATGTGGAAATAACAAACCAGCATCAGGAATGTGTTACAGAGGAAAAG GTAATTGCTGATCTGGAGGATGATTTgactaagaaaagaaaaataatatcctCACCACTGTCAGACagtggaaagagaaggaaaacttcAGTCAACTCAGCCACAAGTCCAAGTTCAGAAAACGCCAGCTCGAGTTGCAGTGTACTTAACAGGAGTGTTTCACCTCCACCAGTCTTATCACAGCAAAGTGTTTCCACAGACATTGTTACATCGTCTATAGGGGGAGACTCTAAGCAAGACCCGTACCCTCAATATAGTGATGTTACAGACTCAAATATTCCAGTTTTAGTGTCTTGTGAAGAGGATACTTCAGTTCTTGAAGGTTCTTTCAGAGATGATGCTTTCCCTTCAGCTCCCCCAGACTTGGATGAAACAATACgggatgaaaaaataaaacgACTTAAACAGCTCTTAAGAGAACGAGAAGCGGCACTTGAAGAGGTGcgtaaaaaaaatgcagcaaagctgaaaaactga
- the LRIF1 gene encoding ligand-dependent nuclear receptor-interacting factor 1 isoform X2 translates to MYRVVQTTGPDGKNLLKLIPISRPSGSFVPIVQSSAMPNNNSKASISSPVHLTFKTQLASATASSSVKIPVFQSPDPGKIILTRTLDTQESVRTGSEKESLIPKSAANIQSSCVSADRLSLQNIAVTSSSNQSNTAYMLVNTKGLPVATKSSVLPSGHHIQIPADAEVKSVPASFLPPAIQQKILAAAATNVSGGADSTKMPTVIYVSPVNTVRTVIPKCLQAICSKPATEVSKTLIMTTTQTGNSSSLETVTSDAQQCQQTPMKWIVQESPQSSVPCLIPVKSSNNVASKILKTLSDTKNVEVNSANILPLCSSGPGASQTKMTHIKDNALVMYNGKVYLLTKRGSDGLSAQADKQASSFSDASLKKETSKLIDSSAVNKMTNKVVNLVLSKSKGMVLSQQDPKPCTDSKKSSPTGLRNDLKAAPAALVTSSAHQQNSTLNQRQSLPFTKSISSGVTPATTVGTQENVCQNGKEKIHSPQAASTRLPQSKQECAFSEDCQKIQCEKMNSPGKVVQIKHQEKPHWKQYLELRKKFGLSKEERVYLKRIPLRASNEKPEERVSSSNSLKRKNDSCCSSSLDVEITNQHQECVTEEKVIADLEDDLTKKRKIISSPLSDSGKRRKTSVNSATSPSSENASSSCSVLNRSVSPPPVLSQQSVSTDIVTSSIGGDSKQDPYPQYSDVTDSNIPVLVSCEEDTSVLEGSFRDDAFPSAPPDLDETIRDEKIKRLKQLLREREAALEEVRKKNAAKLKN, encoded by the exons ATGTACCGAGTAGTTCAGACGACGGGACCAGATGGAAAAAACCTTCTGAAATTAATTCCAATTTCTAGACCTTCTGGAAGCTTTGTGCCAATAGTTCAGTCTTCAGCCATGCCAAATAATAATTCTAAAGCAAGTATTTCTAGTCCAGTCCAtcttacttttaaaacacagcttgCCAGTGCTACTGCATCTTCATCTGTTAAGATACCTGTTTTTCAGTCTCCTGATCCTGGAAAGATTATTCTTACAAGGACATTAGACACACAGGAAAGTGTTAGAACAggttctgaaaaagaaagcttaattCCAAAATCAGCTGCTAACATCCAGAGCAGTTGTGTTTCAGCTGATAGACTGTCTTTGCAGAACATTGCTGTAACAAGTTCATCTAACCAGAGTAACACTGCATACATGTTGGTAAACACAAAAGGTCTTCCAGTTGCTACGAAGTCTTCAGTACTGCCCTCTGGCCACCACATCCAAATACCAGCTGATGCAGAAGTGAAGTCTGTCCCAGCTTCTTTTTTGCCACCTGCAATACAGCAAAAAATACTTGCAGCTGCAGCAACAAATGTGTCTGGAGGAGCTGACAGTACAAAAATGCCGACTGTTATCTATGTGTCACCTGTGAACACAGTGAGAACAGTAATTCCCAAGTGTTTGCAAGCCATTTGCTCAAAACCTGCCACAGaagtttcaaaaacattaataatGACAACTACacaaacaggaaatagttcttCCCTTGAGACAGTAACATCTGATGCTCAGCAGTGTCAGCAAACTCCAATGAAATGGATTGTGCAAGAAAGTCCTCAGTCATCAGTGCCATGCCTTATTCCAGTAAAGTCATCAAATAATGTGGCTTCCAAGATCTTGAAAACTTTGTCAGACACGAAGAATGTAGAGGTTaactctgcaaatattttacCACTCTGTTCTAGCGGCCCTGGTGCAAGCCAAACAAAAATGACACATATTAAAGATAACGCTCTGGTCATGTACAATGGGAAAGTCTATTTGTTGACCAAAAGAGGTTCTGATGGTCTGTCAGCCCAAGCTGACAAACAagcatcttccttttctgatgCTTCACTTAAAAAGGAGACATCCAAGCTAATTGATTCTTCTGCGGTCAATAAAATGACCAATAAAGTAGTGAATCTGGTATTGTCAAAAAGCAAAGGAATGGTGCTATCTCAGCAAGATCCAAAACCATGTACAGACTCAAAAAAGTCTTCACCAACTGGCTTAAGAAATGATTTAAAAGCTGCACCTGCAGCTCTGGTGACATCAAGTGCTCATCAGCAGAATTCCACTCTGAACCAGAGACAGAGTTTGCCCTTCACCAAGAGCATTTCAAGTGGAGTGACCCCTGCTACAACAGTAGGGACACAGGAAAATGTGTGccaaaatggcaaagaaaagatTCATTCCCCCCAAGCAGCAAGTACTCGTTTACCTCAGTCTAAGCAAGAGTGTGCTTTCAGTGAAGATTGCCAAAAG ATCCAGTGTGAAAAGATGAATTCACCAGGAAAGGTTGTTCAAATCAAACACCAAGAGAAGCCACATTGGAAACAATACTTggaattaaggaaaaaatttggTCTCTCTAAGGAGGAGAGGGTGTACCTTAAGAGAATACCACTAAGGGCCTCTAATGAGAAACCAGAAGAAAGGGTTTCTTCCAGTAACagcttgaaaaggaaaaatgattcTTGCTGTTCATCATCATTAGATGTGGAAATAACAAACCAGCATCAGGAATGTGTTACAGAGGAAAAG GTAATTGCTGATCTGGAGGATGATTTgactaagaaaagaaaaataatatcctCACCACTGTCAGACagtggaaagagaaggaaaacttcAGTCAACTCAGCCACAAGTCCAAGTTCAGAAAACGCCAGCTCGAGTTGCAGTGTACTTAACAGGAGTGTTTCACCTCCACCAGTCTTATCACAGCAAAGTGTTTCCACAGACATTGTTACATCGTCTATAGGGGGAGACTCTAAGCAAGACCCGTACCCTCAATATAGTGATGTTACAGACTCAAATATTCCAGTTTTAGTGTCTTGTGAAGAGGATACTTCAGTTCTTGAAGGTTCTTTCAGAGATGATGCTTTCCCTTCAGCTCCCCCAGACTTGGATGAAACAATACgggatgaaaaaataaaacgACTTAAACAGCTCTTAAGAGAACGAGAAGCGGCACTTGAAGAGGTGcgtaaaaaaaatgcagcaaagctgaaaaactga